A region of Muntiacus reevesi chromosome 11, mMunRee1.1, whole genome shotgun sequence DNA encodes the following proteins:
- the TFDP1 gene encoding transcription factor Dp-1 isoform X1: protein MAKDAGLIEANGELKVFIDQNLSPGKGVVSLVAVHPSAVNSLGKQLLPKTFGQSNVNIAQQVVIGTPQRPAAPNTIVVGSPHTPNTHFVSQNQPSDPSPWSAGKRNRKGEKNGKGLRHFSMKVCEKVQRKGTTSYNEVADELVAEFSAADSHILPSESAYDQKNIRRRVYDALNVLMAMNIISKEKKEIKWIGLPTNSAQECQSLEVERQRRLERIKQKQSQLQELILQQIAFKNLVQRNRQVEQQASRPPPPNSVIHLPFIIVNTSKKTVIDCSISNDKFEYLFNFDNTFEIHDDIEVLKRMGMACGLESGSCSPEDLRVARSLVPKALEPYVTEMAQGSLGGVFVASAVSTSNGTRLSASDLANGADGALATSSSGSQYSGSRVETPVSCVGEDDEDDEDFNENEEED, encoded by the exons ATGGCAAAAGAT GCCGGTCTAATTGAAGCCAACGGGGAACTCAAGGTCTTCATAGACCAGAACCTCAGTCCTGGGAAAG GCGTGGTGTCCTTGGTTGCCGTCCACCCCTCCGCAGTGAACTCTCTCGGGAAGCAGCTCCTGCCAAAGACCTTTGGACAGTCCAACGTCAACATCGCTCAGCAAGTG GTAATTGGTACGCCTCAGAGACCTGCAGCGCCAAACACTATCGTGGtaggaagcccacacacccctAACACTCACTTTGTCTCCCAGAACCAGCCTTCAGACCCCTCACCTTGGTCTGCCGG GAAGCGCAACCGGAAAGGCGAGAAGAACGGGAAGGGGCTGCGGCACTTCTCCATGAAGGTGTGTGAGAAGGTGCAGCGCAAGGGGACCACGTCCTACAACGAGGTGGCCGACGAGCTGGTGGCCGAGTTCAGCGCAGCCGACagccacatcctgcccagtgagtCG GCCTACGACCAGAAGAACATCCGGAGGCGCGTGTACGACGCGCTGAACGTGCTCATGGCAATGAACATCATCTccaaggagaagaaggagatcaAGTGGATCGGCCTGCCCACGAATTCCGCCCAGGAGTGCCAGAGCCTGGAG GTGgagagacagagaagactggaaagaataaaacagaaacagtcgcAGCTTCAAGAGCTTATCCTGCAG CAAATTGCCTTCAAGAACCTGGTGCAGAGGAACCGCCAGGTGGAGCAGCAGGCCAGCCGGCCGCCCCCGCCCAACTCGGTCATCCACCTGCCTTTCATCATCGTCAACACCAGCAAGAAGACGGTGATCGACTGCAGCATCTCCAACGACAA GTTTGAGTACCTGTTCAATTTCGACAACACGTTTGAGATCCACGACGACATCGAGGTGCTGAAGCGCATGGGCATGGCCTGCGGTCTGGAGTCCGGGAGCTGCTCCCCCGAGGACCTGAGGGTGGCCAGGAGCTTGGTGCCGAAGGCGCTGGAGCCCTATGTGACCG aAATGGCTCAGGGATCCCTCGGCGGTGTCTTTGTCGCGTCGGCGGTGTCGACCTCTAATGGCACGAGGCTGTCTGCCAG CGACCTGGCCAACGGCGCAGACGGGGCGCTGGCCACGAGCTCCAGCGGGTCGCAGTACAGCGGGTCCCGGGTGGAGACGCCCGTGTCGTGCGTCGGCGAGGACGATGAGGATGACGAAGACTTCAACGAGAACGAAGAGGAGGACTGA
- the TFDP1 gene encoding transcription factor Dp-1 isoform X2, with protein MAKDVIGTPQRPAAPNTIVVGSPHTPNTHFVSQNQPSDPSPWSAGKRNRKGEKNGKGLRHFSMKVCEKVQRKGTTSYNEVADELVAEFSAADSHILPSESAYDQKNIRRRVYDALNVLMAMNIISKEKKEIKWIGLPTNSAQECQSLEVERQRRLERIKQKQSQLQELILQQIAFKNLVQRNRQVEQQASRPPPPNSVIHLPFIIVNTSKKTVIDCSISNDKFEYLFNFDNTFEIHDDIEVLKRMGMACGLESGSCSPEDLRVARSLVPKALEPYVTEMAQGSLGGVFVASAVSTSNGTRLSASDLANGADGALATSSSGSQYSGSRVETPVSCVGEDDEDDEDFNENEEED; from the exons ATGGCAAAAGAT GTAATTGGTACGCCTCAGAGACCTGCAGCGCCAAACACTATCGTGGtaggaagcccacacacccctAACACTCACTTTGTCTCCCAGAACCAGCCTTCAGACCCCTCACCTTGGTCTGCCGG GAAGCGCAACCGGAAAGGCGAGAAGAACGGGAAGGGGCTGCGGCACTTCTCCATGAAGGTGTGTGAGAAGGTGCAGCGCAAGGGGACCACGTCCTACAACGAGGTGGCCGACGAGCTGGTGGCCGAGTTCAGCGCAGCCGACagccacatcctgcccagtgagtCG GCCTACGACCAGAAGAACATCCGGAGGCGCGTGTACGACGCGCTGAACGTGCTCATGGCAATGAACATCATCTccaaggagaagaaggagatcaAGTGGATCGGCCTGCCCACGAATTCCGCCCAGGAGTGCCAGAGCCTGGAG GTGgagagacagagaagactggaaagaataaaacagaaacagtcgcAGCTTCAAGAGCTTATCCTGCAG CAAATTGCCTTCAAGAACCTGGTGCAGAGGAACCGCCAGGTGGAGCAGCAGGCCAGCCGGCCGCCCCCGCCCAACTCGGTCATCCACCTGCCTTTCATCATCGTCAACACCAGCAAGAAGACGGTGATCGACTGCAGCATCTCCAACGACAA GTTTGAGTACCTGTTCAATTTCGACAACACGTTTGAGATCCACGACGACATCGAGGTGCTGAAGCGCATGGGCATGGCCTGCGGTCTGGAGTCCGGGAGCTGCTCCCCCGAGGACCTGAGGGTGGCCAGGAGCTTGGTGCCGAAGGCGCTGGAGCCCTATGTGACCG aAATGGCTCAGGGATCCCTCGGCGGTGTCTTTGTCGCGTCGGCGGTGTCGACCTCTAATGGCACGAGGCTGTCTGCCAG CGACCTGGCCAACGGCGCAGACGGGGCGCTGGCCACGAGCTCCAGCGGGTCGCAGTACAGCGGGTCCCGGGTGGAGACGCCCGTGTCGTGCGTCGGCGAGGACGATGAGGATGACGAAGACTTCAACGAGAACGAAGAGGAGGACTGA